actttaaacacagtttctcttCTGTGAAGTACAATTTTGGCACAAAAAAGGCATCTTTCTTATATTCTCAAATTTTGAATATCAAAACCACCAAGGGCAATAACATTAGACATCAGCTGAAATGccaattctttttttatataaacaagtaacataaatgacaacaacaaaaatacagttATTCCATCTTTGTGccagttcattttaaaaaggtgcacatgtgcacagtgcaaatataaaaaaacttcagaacattgaacatttttcaCTTCATTCAGCCATTCATTCTTTTGAATGACGTGGCCTGAGGGTGAGAAGGGTTATGTGGGCCATGCAAGGCAGGTGTTCAAGTGGAAGTAGCTTTGCGGCTGCAACCATGTTACCATGagtgtggtttgtttttccttgattttccatttgtttgcAACATCCAGAAAACGGTTAGCACATGCCTCGGCATAGTGTCGCTCCGATGTTTTACCCACAGTTAGTGCAAACGACTGCAGAGTCCAGTCTTTATCAATGAAATGCGCTGTGACGCCCAAGTAGTTGCAGGTTTGTTGACAGAAATCCAGTGGTCTCCTGTGACAGCGATGTCCTTTGTTTGCTTGAGCATGTTCGTGCTCTCTCATCCTCATACATAAGTGTGTATTCTTGACACGATGGTTCCTCTCGAGGGTAGATTATAAGAGGTATCTCCTGACGCAACTGCAATGACTTCTTTCAGCCCTTCATCCTCTACTGGGTCAGTCGCCaccggaagtaaacaaacaatgttaattgctttaatttttttcttttattattttaaatgaatcgCCAAAATTGATGCCTTAACATTGACAGCactaatatttatatatatatatatatatatatatatatatatatatatatatatatactgtatatatatatatatatatatatatactgtatgtataggtatacatacatatacatgtatatacagtatgtatgtgcgtgtgtgtacatatgtatacacacatatatatcgTGAAGTGTAAATGCCAAACACCCAAAACATAATGTTTGAACAATGAGGTTAATTAATGAGGTGGTTTCACAAGAACAAGGAGCAAATACAACTAGAAGAGTGGCTTTGTCTCAACTGACAAAGTCAATTgcttgtttgtttcatgtttacataaattgtttaaataaattcaATGAAGTTATAAAGACTTGCTCAACACTTGGTGCTCAACACTTTTAGACTGAGAAGACAGTGGATTGAATGAATAAGTAATACAAAACCACATTTAGAAAAAGCTGCAATGAGATGGGACTTgttcagagataaaaaaaaactcaatgacataagtgtaataaaataaaataaaacagcctcTGAGCACAAATGTTGGTGTTATGTTGTCCTTTAAACACTGTGTGGAGGAAGCAGAGGCCAACCATCAGGTGCTATGTCAATACACAAATAATGTCAATACCGTCCACTTCCTGTTCACAGTAGACagcagaaaacttttttttacttttgattGAAGCTTAACACACCTATTACTCCAGGAAGACCATACAGCAAAACACCTGTTGGTGAATTCCAATGAATTTCActctttaatgttgtttaatgTTCATGTGAAGTATCAAATTCAACCTTTCCTAGATGAGCTGTCTGTCAGTGTAGCCACTTTAGAGTTTGTGTCTGCTGAAATGTCTGCAGCCATAACAACGAAAACTCTTTCCGCACTGTTCTCCTACAATGTAAGTCTAAATAAAGCCATGTGCTGGTGCAGGACACTTGATTTCTGCAGCATCTCTGCCACGCACAGCAcgtttaacattattattattattttttattatactaattattattattggtattattgGCTCGCACTGTAGTCAGAAGGCAACATGTTCTTATAAGTTATTCCCCGATaactcccctcccctccctctgtaGTGCACTCATTTGCTGCACAACTGCGATTGCAGAAAAACGCCGCAAGCAATGTTAACAGTGCCGCCTcgtgaggaaacacacacatacacacgcacgcactaAGAGCAAACTCACCAGTTAGgttcttatttttcttcagGCTCCTGCCACAAAGACACTGCAGCATATGCGATCCTTTGCCGAAAATTCTGCTCCAAATAAACCGCATGGATTTGGCCGAgacggaggaggaagaggtggcaGTGGACGAGGGGAGCTCCGGATGCGGCAGCCTAAATTTCACCCACCGCATAGGGGATGATCCGCCCCCCTGTTTGCATGCCAGCAGTTGCCAGCTGTTGGTATGAGTTCGGCGATTCTTCGCCGCCCCAATTTGCACCATAGACAAGAACAAATGCGGGAAGCCCGGTCCGTCGCCCGGTTTCTCACCCGGAGCCTCCAAAAGtccagagagcagcagctgcacgtATTCCGCCTCGACGTCGTCTCCGTGCGGCAGGGGAAGAGGATCCGCTGCGGTGCTTTTCTCCGCTGTCTCAGCCTCCGGCTGCCCCAGCCGGTGGACCTCAGCTGCAGAAGAGCGGTCGCTGCTGTTGACGCTGCCGTCCGGCCGCCGCGGCGTGAACACCCCGCGAGTGTTCCTCTTCAAATGGCGTCGTCTGCCGCGCGGCGCAGGGAGAGGAGCGGCAGTGGCTGCCAGGCATGCAGCGGTGCTTGAGTGAAGTCGGCGGCACACGGCAACAACTGTAGGcttttgcattaaaaaacattgCATAGTAGTAGGACTCGCAGGGGTCGGTGCGTccgggaggaggagggggtgcgGATGCCCGTCAGGAGGAAGAAGGTGGCATTCCCTGTACCCACACGGCAAACAAGTAGCGTTACTGCAGCAGGAGTAGGAGGTGGCGGGGAGAGGGGAGGGTACTCCCCAAAAATACTCTTATACACACACTTAGGATGAAGAACAAGTCTGGTGTCTGTTGTCAGTGACTGGTCAGGTGAATCACTGCAAGGATTCTATGCTCTGCTCCACTCTGCTCCTCTGTGGTAAAACAGTCCTTCTGAATGTTCAGTCCCTGTTTTCGGCCTCcaattaataatacataaactCCAGTGCGCCATAAATACTGCTGTCTGTCCGTCTgccgcctcctctcctcccaccTCTTTACTTCTCCTCAActtgactttaaaaaagaaacagttgGACTTTGACTTCCTTGCCTCCACTCCTCTAACTGATCGGGGATGAGGAGAACTGCAGCGGGAGGAGTAAGTGAAGACCGGTAGTGGTCCTCTCGCGCCTCTATGGTGCTTCTGCGTCTTCATCAGCTGCGCTCAAAACGACCAACGACCGCTGGTGCGCGCGGATGTGTGCTGATGATGTGTATACCCCAACTAGCAGCAAagtctgaacacaaacacaaaatccGGTTtgcaccttcaaaataaaagacccGACACTCACGTTTATACAGTATGAGGGGACTAGTCAACCTATTGAAAGGGTGGACcagggccacatgcagccccaAAAGCAACCTtgaaagccgtgtttccatcatggtacagttcggtttggtagaGTACAGTATGGCCTGGAATATTAAACCCCTGGTGAGGCTTGcttttcaactgagaacagtacttaGTAGGTGTGCACGGTGGACGACACGAGCAAACGccctgcaacgacccaaaacacatgcagaaggagaaatgagctgcatattcacaaacgctgcagattcaaaaagcAGAAACTGAAACAAGAACAATTGCAACGtgagaaaaacactgcaaaaacaaaacgattcaaaaccaaaaacacacaaattccAAAACAcctgcaggagagaaaacacaatccgtgcaaaaattaaaaaaacgaCTTGTTTTCTCAATAGtcgttgacaaaaaaaaagaaaaaatggataATGACTTGTTTATCCAATTTCAGATTTTGTgctgaaatggaaaaatgtaaaaaaaaaatggataacAAGCTTTTCCCGTTTAATCTCATTTCtgaaagtgaagaagaagaccaCCTGTGAACGGGAAGGGAAGCTTTACTCTTGGGACAATGACAACACCACAAccaaaatttacatttttgtgctTTTCAATGAAAGTAAGAGGGTTACTCTGAAGCCAGAAGACATAAGCAGGTACACTGAACTTAAACTGTTGTGAATTTTTGTAATGTTTGCCCGTTTGCCACAAACGACAAACATGGCCGTTGTGGCTGCTGGCTTTAGTGAATGCAACTGTGGCCTTGAAATGCAAATCACACGAAAGAGGAACGACATTAACAAAAGAGAAAACCCAACGAGAAATGAAAACCGACATTAACAAAAGCAAAGAGAGTGCTTGTAGCCATCTATAAAGATGGCACTGAAACATGCAAGAAACTTTTTACTGTTACCAATGCCTCACAGCTTTTGCAGGCCTGTTACTCAGAGCTGTCACATTCAGTGCAATTAGTAATGTTTCTCAAGAATAACAAGGACTTGAGAGACATTCAAATTGAAGTACAATTGTTAAaagtgacatagaatgcttgtatcacacatatatgttagttatggaggtctacttacatatattaacttgttttcatgattaaaaacctcctaatcgctgcaaacgagccgatcaaaatatctcctcacgctctcgtcagccgcgctgtttcagaccaaaaccacacccccagaacgtggactgtgttgtgattggccagccaacgagagctttcccactgtcctgtgattggccaggtacctggaagtgacgtaatagataggccagctctcagatacgcagctccccctctggcacggtggatgctctgcatctcagcagctacaacgagagtagttcttcttctgcggttgaatgtacgcacaaacgcagcgttaattagagcctccggtctatgtcgcctttaatttaatatttcttATGTTCAGTACAATTTAAGAAACTTAAGtaagacattttctttagttagataaactaaaaacattgaaaaaagaataaatatagaataaatagaataaattaaataaatatatatgaaatCAAAAGGGTTTGCAGTTTCTTACTGCATTTCTAGTAGTGCATTAACAAGTAAGGGTTATTGCACCTAATTAACACCTTTAGCTAACTACTTAGTTCTAAAGGTTTATTCCAGCCAAATACCAATAATAAATATAAGAGTTGCATGTGGGGAAATCTTTGTAATTAGAACAATTTGCTCATTATCAGGTAAAATGTAGATGGAATTAAAAGCTATGAAATTTGTAATTTTTACTAAATCTTGTGACAAGTTGTATATAACAATTTATTTTGAGGTGAACATAATGTTATCAGTTATTATAGTATCTATTTTCAGAAGATGTAATTTCATTCATAGTAGTTGTGAATGTCTGTGTGGTTTAATGATTCGTCGATCTGTTGGTAATGCCTCGGGGCTCCAGTAGGGGGATcacgctcctcttcctcattcaATACAGACGAGTGAAGGGAagagctgcatgtgtgttttcctcatccTTCCCCGTTACTATTCCCCTTTTTAAGGTAATTACCGTTTGAAATGAGCACATGTTGATAgtattttttctaaatgttaTTACTGGTTTAAAATGCATGGGAAAGACCTTTTTTGGCACTTATTTGTTGTTTAGTTTCTTGTTAACTCAGACGTGTAAGCCCGTAGCCTGATAACCCGTCACCACGCTGTAGAGTCTGAATGTGCAGAGAGAGGACTTCATCAATCCAAATGTTctgtttgtttggtctttttcaCAGtcatacacagaaacaaacatgtaatagaCCTTGGGTATGGCAATAAAACTGAACAGAACTGAAACAAATGAACATAAATGTAACAAAGTTCTCTAAACATTGGGAGAGATGTTGCCACAGCATTTCATAATTTGTTATTAGGaacctttttttctcctccattttAAATCATCtcaaataacaatataatttCAGACCAACACAAATTATATTGGCTCCAAAATATCCCTGCTGGCAAATCACTGTTTCCACAAATCATCAGCTCTGGTttggtcaaaataaataattaattcacTAAATTAATGATGCCTAAATTACAGggttaggtgttttttttttaattaatacgATGGAAAACATCATCCTACTTAACTACAACATGGTTTAAACACACTTAGAATAGAGCATACACTATCCTGTGTAATGCAAGCATTCAACATAGTTTTAAcgtcaaaaataaaagtaatttctTATTCAGTGCTACATCATCTGGTATCAACTGCTGGAAGCACATGAATTCAGGCGCTGTATTCTGTGTTCGACTGATGGAGCTGTTAAGAAAAGCCGCCTAAAACTACGGCCGCCTGTAACGACTGTCTCTCGGTTACTGCAGACTTCTTAGTAAATAGACTTTGCTCCGCCCTCGCGTGTACGTCAGGAGGCGCAAATAATCCAGTACTTGGTGAAGTTACCGATCATTAGCcggatataaatatataacctTGAAATGAGAGGTCATAATTCGCATATGAACCATGTACAATGCATTTAAACAACGCCACAAGTGAACACACATATCAACTACactttatttagtttagtttcgtTAGGTGTTTATTTAATAGTTTAAAGTGCTCGCTTTAAGCAGCACAATGCTGACTATATCATGATATTTTGAAGTCATTGAGAAATAACACGTacatgtaattaaaacacagccgtgttttggttttaatttaattttattaatatcACTTTAACTCAAAGCACCTTTATTGCATGTTCCCTTTGCTCTTTCGCAACGCctgtaatgcttttattgtgaaatcacTGAACGGAAGTCGGATTTGTCCGTTACAGCGTCACACTGTATACACCCAACCaggaaaatgtaaatacaagtGGATGCGTGTATTATCTGAACTCTGTTGTCTTGTCGGtcgttgttatttttcaaagcCCGGAGTTATTATTCCACTTGAAGGGGCAGCGTGGATGGAGGGGGGTGAGATAGGTCACCGAGCCGAAACGGCCAAGCCAGGTCGAGAGACGAGAGACAGCAGCACCCAGACTGAGAGCAGAGTACAAGGTGAGCTATTCGGGCAAACTAGTTTATACTGTGACATATAGTCTTTTGTAAGTAAAACCTAATGTCGCAGCTACTTTGACATTGCATGATAACCTTCACAGCTGTCTCCAGTTCAAATGTATGTATAATTATTTTCTGTAGCTgctattattactatttgtaACAGTAAGATGTCAATATTGACATACATTTCCATTCAGTGACCTACAGAAACATGCCAActggtggtagtagtagtaccTAGTAACATTCTGTTGCAAATTCAAGCCAACACACTTTTCATCTCGTTGccatttttgtacaatattgaATAGTTTAGATTAGAGGAAAAAAGGTTAGTaggaaaaaaacaggtttttcctGATATGATGACCTGGCCTGGTATTCAGTTGTTTGGAAAAATATTAGCACAAGGCTAAATTTACTTGCTGACCCTTCCTTAAATCAATAGTGTTCTCTTCTGAGAAGACAATGCttgtattattagtagtatttatttttcatatatgTTAATATTTGGATATTTGGATGCAATTTCTAATACCAAGGTTTCCAGATTCCTCCGATTCAATGCATTAAACAATAGTTTGTACATTTCAAGGTTTCCCTGTCTGTAACAAACCAGAACTGACCACTTTCCCCACTAGGGAAGTGCTTTAACTTTGTGGGAAACAGAACAGCGTTGGCATAGGTTTGCCCTATGCTTTCTCAAGTTCAGAACTATGTGATTGGAAGAAAAAGTGTGTCCTCTGTTTCTGAAATGTTTGGAATAAATAACCTCAACTCGGGTGCAATGTTCCGACACTGATTTCTCCCTCACATACTCAGCAGTGTACTCTCTCATACCAGTGAGTGTAATTACCACTTTGGTGTCAAACAATAGAGAATATGACTCTTTgttcacttattttcttttttcaattgTCTCTCCTCTAGGCCATGGTCCCAGGTTATCCCGGGTTAATTTGTTTACCTTACTGAGTTTATGGATGGAGTTGTTCCCTCAGGAACAACAGGAAGAGGATGAAACCAGTCAGGTTTGtaaaaaaatgcacagaaaagCAAAATTCTACAAGTCTATATGAAACCGATATAGCGATAGCTGACACCGATATCAGTCTGTTACAGTCATTTTCGACCTTTTAAGCTCTGAAtctgttaataacacatttgtgctagccatttcaagctatttcaaagacatacaACCAGTATCGGTTACCAGTATGGTTTTGAATGTGCTGTTTTCCAGATCCGTGGGATGGGTCTGGTGGTGGTGCAGGACAGTAAGGTGGTGGGATTCCACTTTTCAGGAGTGGAGCTCCATGCAGGACAGGCAGCCATTATCCAACATGGCTCATGCTTGGCTGACTGTCAGCTATACTTCTCGAGGAGACCCTGTGCCACCTGCCTTAAGATGATCATCAATGGTGAGAGATGAGTCGAAGGAAAGAAAGATATTTTGTCAGTACTTCTTTATATTAGGGATGTCCCAAAACAACTTCTTTGTGTCTAGTACAATACCAATATTACAactttgaaattctactaaTACTGATCCAATTGTCTTTTCCACTTTTAAATAACTAAGCTGTTAATAAGCTGATGTGTTAACACCTAGCTATAACCAGCGCTTTAAAATACATAATGCTCCATCAGCAAAGCAAGATATGTACAGCCCTCACTCAGctcatgcttttttttgccTGTACTTTGTGATTTTCCCCTTTTCTGAAAACTGATTCATTGATTTTGACTAATATTAACAGGTACTGGATGTTGGATTAGCTCATTCCTACTTTGTGTATTCAGTGATTTGAAAGCAGCATTTGGTTGCACCTACTCTTTGTGAATTGATTTTGAAGGTTCTGTCATTATGGTTCAGAATGTACTTGTTCAGAAGCTTTTAAAAAGCTTAAGACACATATACATTCAGGACAAAAAATTAACATTTcacaatgtgaaatattttagaaatcctAGAGACTAGTAAAACTGCACACGTACCCGGTCCCTTTCATTTCTTATCCATACAATGTCAAAGTCTGCAATGCGTACACTGGTGCCCTGTCAAATGTGAAGCCTGTCAAATGAGCCATTTGATAGATTTTGGATAAAAAGATTTacatctcttgcatttcttaaaCAAACAGAGTGAAAGTCAACagtgcacacactggtgtgttctACCTGAGTAGGTAGGTGAGGACGGTGCCTGTTCCGATTCATTTATCCATATGAAATCTGTGTGAAGTCACCACTGATCACCGCTAAAGGTGGCACTGCAAGACTGTGTAGTAACACATGGTTCAGGTTCTGCCTGTAGGAGGGAAGTGAGCGGTGAGCAcccaaaaaagcaaaaactgtaagAGTGTGACGATAAGAAATGCTGAATTTGCTTTCCATGATCCATGCTCTTCTTCAGCTGGAGTCAGTCAGATCTCCTTCTGGCCCGGAGACCCTGAGGTCAGCGTGCTCAAAACCACGTCCAGAGACCATTTGCACACTCACTCCCACAGTCAGCTTGTTTGCATCACAGAGGAGGCCGTACTAGACGCCGTTGCAACCGAGACGTTGAAGTCCAACAGTCGTCCTCacatctgtgtgctgctgcagccactGGCACCTGCACTAGCTCAGTTTATTGAAGAGACATCCAGAGACTGTGATTTCATGGATAAAGTAGCCGATGATGAGCCAGGCCTGAACACAAAGGAACTCTTTAACAGGTACTGTATATTACATTCATACAAGGGCTGTGAAATATATGGTTATCATGTCTATATTGTGTCATGAGACATGTTATGGTCTTAGATTTCGTCATACCAAACATTCAAACTGGTACAGTTGTAGGCTCAGTTACCATTTCTTCATGTGGCAATTACTGTAGCTATTGTACTTGTTATTGAAATGAATGTCAGTGTCAttactgttgtgttgttaaCCTGTACCTGTACTGTCTCTGGTATTGTTcttgcctctctttctctctctctgtctctcgctctctgtctgtctttctctctcattttcccACTCATTCCTGCGTCTTCCCTTCCCTCTGTCAACTCCCCACCCCCCTGCCTGGTCGAGTTACCCCACATCACACAGTCAGAATATGGAaggaagaataaaaataataataattacagggCGAGTATCACAGCACAGCAAATCTGTTTGACACCACAAGGCATGCATGTAAATAGACAACAGTGTTGACCACTTGATGCTGCATTTAGTGACTTTACAGACCCCAGGTGACTTTCTTTtcttagaaaaagaaaaaaaaaaaagacccactCTAGCGACAAATCAAGCAAATTGTTGCTATGTAAATTGCACTGTCAGAGAAGGAAAAGGTCAGTTCTGCAGCACGAGTGACTTTCATCTAGTTGAATTTACTGTGGGTGGAGCGTCGGTGACACTGTAGACAcagggagagcgagagaaacactgtgacaacacagagtcacagacaaaaATGAGATATGGATGTGGATGACTCACCTTCAAATGTTGCTTCaagtttaattttgttttttccttggAGTTTGGAGTTTCCTCCTATGTTTTGATATCTGGGTAGATCAATCTATCCATACCTCACAAAGAGATCAGTTCAGATTGGATCTCTTCTTACTATTATTCTCTTCTGATTGGATCTTTTCCCAATTCCTTCCACTCTAACATTTTCATCTAGTTTTTATTCGTTGTTGAAAGTgtcattatattttatcataGTTTATAAtataacaactttatttttaatgagttaacgtcttgttttgtcagaaaatcaaacattttctctCATAGTTTTAGTCTAAGCTAACACGAGGGATGcactgaaatgaaaattgttggctGAAACCAAAAATCGAATCAGGAATCAGGAAACTCTTGGCcgaaaactgaaactgaaacacagAACGAAATTATTATGCCAAATAtgttaaattgttttgtttaatcTAATTTcgttgttatggctgggactgtgtgtacttaatattcatgcttcaaataataaatcaattaagaaacTATGAAAATATAGTTAAATAAGGATCTCATCGAACATATCAGACAACGAGTGTACATGTCCCTCATCCGGTTTCTGTGCGCCACTCATGCACTGTGTGCTTCTCCAtctccaagcgggctctccatatccaacgcagcctggatcatttctccaAGTGCTGCGttatccccacatccaagtgATGATCTTCATGACGAGGATGGAGTACAGTTGCGATCAAGTGCAGGGAATCTGAGTAGATCTTAGTAAAACGTGTTGACAGACTCTTGAGAGTGCACTTTTCATTGCTTTCACTCAATGGTCTGTCTCAATCTCTTTGTGTAGAAGAAACAATTAATGGAAAAATGTCTGCCACATGCATCAGATGAGCTGATCTCTTTATTTAACTgcttaaagcagctttgagtggtcaccaagacttgaaaagtgctatataaatacataccaTAGCTACAAGaaattgtttctgttttccaGAGAACGACTGAGGCACGTGAAGAATTTTTCCAAACAGTTCCTTGTTGAGGTGCCTCAGCAGCATCAGGAGATTTTGATGCACATGGGTCTTGATAATTACTGTGTGGAGCCATACTTCTCAAACCTGAGACACAACATGAGGGAGCTGGTGGAGGTTCTCGCTACAGTGACTGCTGGAGTGCCACTGCAACACCATGGATTCTACAGGttagaaacttgttttaatcaagTTTTAAAGTGAAACTAAACTTAAGTAGGGGGAGAGAGTCTGGCAACCTGAGAGTGATGTTAATCAGTGTGTACAGAGGCTTTGTGACTTTGTGAAATACAGTCCTTGTCCGACTGCCCATTGTCCGAGGAAGCTTAGGTAAGGAGAGGGTGAGTTTGACAGCATTAGGAAATTGCACGGTTGGAGGGGGTGAGACCAGAACAATAAATTAGATCTAGGATGTGAAGTATGTGACCTATTTTTAACTCCTTACTTATTTTCAGAACAGTACATTGCAAACATTGTATACAAATGCTTTTCCTTTTCATCCAAATGTATGTAGATTTATATCCAGATTATTCAAACCTAACTCATAgcccacacacaaaatgacatctAAGTctaaacaacataaacacaacccTGCTGAAatgatggacagacagaaaaatagatgatacaaaatat
Above is a window of Solea senegalensis isolate Sse05_10M linkage group LG2, IFAPA_SoseM_1, whole genome shotgun sequence DNA encoding:
- the cdadc1 gene encoding cytidine and dCMP deaminase domain-containing protein 1 — translated: MPRGSSRGITLLFLIQYRRVKGRAACVFSSSFPVTIPLFKPGVIIPLEGAAWMEGGEIGHRAETAKPGRETRDSSTQTESRVQGHGPRLSRVNLFTLLSLWMELFPQEQQEEDETSQIRGMGLVVVQDSKVVGFHFSGVELHAGQAAIIQHGSCLADCQLYFSRRPCATCLKMIINAGVSQISFWPGDPEVSVLKTTSRDHLHTHSHSQLVCITEEAVLDAVATETLKSNSRPHICVLLQPLAPALAQFIEETSRDCDFMDKVADDEPGLNTKELFNRERLRHVKNFSKQFLVEVPQQHQEILMHMGLDNYCVEPYFSNLRHNMRELVEVLATVTAGVPLQHHGFYREQCSTPEPSLSRSFLPPHCEGVSQEVARHCIIQARLLAYRTEDPKVGVGAVIWARGLTAGSAGMGSLSLVGCGYNAYPVGSQYAEYPQMDTKQEDRHRRKYRFIVHAEQNALTFRARDIKAGEPTMLFVTKCPCDECVPLMRGAGITHIYTTDQDRNKNKGDISYLRFSSLNDISKLTWQRSPSISSSPSHIANGGVGKHSRQTEQSSYTNKRLCINRVHDSPSVS
- the LOC122765049 gene encoding uncharacterized protein LOC122765049 isoform X2, with translation MQCFLMQKPTVVAVCRRLHSSTAACLAATAAPLPAPRGRRRHLKRNTRGVFTPRRPDGSVNSSDRSSAAEVHRLGQPEAETAEKSTAADPLPLPHGDDVEAEYVQLLLSGLLEAPGEKPGDGPGFPHLFLSMVQIGAAKNRRTHTNSWQLLACKQGGGSSPMRWVKFRLPHPELPSSTATSSSSVSAKSMRFIWSRIFGKGSHMLQCLCGRSLKKNKNLTVEDEGLKEVIAVASGDTSYNLPSRGTIVSRIHTYV
- the LOC122765049 gene encoding uncharacterized protein LOC122765049 isoform X3 — translated: MQCFLMQKPTVVAVCRRLHSSTAACLAATAAPLPAPRGRRRHLKRNTRGVFTPRRPDGSVNSSDRSSAAEVHRLGQPEAETAEKSTAADPLPLPHGDDVEAEYVQLLLSGLLEAPGEKPGDGPGFPHLFLSMVQIGAAKNRRTHTNSWQLLACKQGGGSSPMRWVKFRLPHPELPSSTATSSSSVSAKSMRFIWSRIFGKGSHMLQCLCGRSLKKNKNLTEDEGLKEVIAVASGDTSYNLPSRGTIVSRIHTYV
- the LOC122765049 gene encoding uncharacterized protein LOC122765049 isoform X1 is translated as MQCFLMQKPTVVAVCRRLHSSTAACLAATAAPLPAPRGRRRHLKRNTRGVFTPRRPDGSVNSSDRSSAAEVHRLGQPEAETAEKSTAADPLPLPHGDDVEAEYVQLLLSGLLEAPGEKPGDGPGFPHLFLSMVQIGAAKNRRTHTNSWQLLACKQGGGSSPMRWVKFRLPHPELPSSTATSSSSVSAKSMRFIWSRIFGKGSHMLQCLCGRSLKKNKNLTGEAGFNQVLKIFMPHNTQKLSSDSSSCARSDSATTVSFFILYIVQGFFRFITLFFLICTLEYDDKIFSSVNNKIIFFTLPCTPVYTVVQQYSRVGG